A single region of the Biomaibacter acetigenes genome encodes:
- a CDS encoding sigma-54-dependent transcriptional regulator, with amino-acid sequence MGQIKENILIVDDEPSIRDILEVVLGEAGYHVETVGNGKAALDAIKSHGPFDLLITDLRMPGMDGIELMEKVKQFDGEIETIIISAYADIKQAVRAIKLGAFDYLQKNFSTDELLLTVEKALERRHLRQENRCLKQKLENRYKFEDIVYESQKIKNICEVIERIAPTRASVLVTGESGVGKEVFARAIHKKSDRRDRPFVAINCSTLPDNLLESELFGHEKGSFTGAVARKIGKLELAQGGTVFLDEIAEISPFLQTKLLRFLQELEFERLGGLEKIKVDVRIIAATNKDLVKAIDSGEFREDLYYRLNVINLHIPPLRDRKQDIPLLAQLFLNQYNREYGRNINLISIKSLEYLMAYSWPGNVRELKNTMERAAAIADPKDDILLPRHLPPEILGKEIPGEEEKNMLSLAEFEKQHILNTLKRVNWNKSLAAQLLEINRQTLYNKMKQYGITKKIM; translated from the coding sequence AGATTAAGGAAAATATACTGATAGTGGATGACGAGCCCTCCATCAGGGATATCCTGGAGGTAGTGCTCGGGGAAGCGGGATACCATGTGGAAACTGTGGGGAACGGGAAGGCCGCCCTGGATGCAATAAAAAGCCACGGCCCCTTCGATTTGCTCATTACAGACTTAAGGATGCCCGGCATGGACGGTATCGAACTTATGGAAAAGGTAAAGCAGTTTGATGGGGAAATTGAAACCATAATAATCTCTGCTTATGCGGATATAAAACAGGCGGTGAGGGCAATAAAGCTGGGGGCTTTCGACTATCTCCAGAAAAATTTTTCCACTGATGAACTGCTGTTGACGGTGGAAAAAGCCCTGGAGAGAAGGCACCTCCGCCAGGAAAACCGCTGTTTAAAACAAAAACTGGAAAATCGTTACAAGTTTGAGGACATTGTTTATGAAAGTCAAAAGATAAAAAATATATGTGAAGTCATAGAAAGAATAGCCCCTACCAGAGCCTCGGTACTCGTCACCGGGGAAAGCGGCGTAGGAAAGGAGGTCTTTGCCCGGGCTATTCACAAAAAAAGCGATCGGAGGGACCGCCCCTTTGTGGCCATAAATTGCTCGACCCTCCCGGACAACCTCCTGGAAAGCGAGCTGTTCGGCCATGAAAAAGGCTCTTTTACCGGGGCTGTGGCAAGAAAAATCGGAAAGTTGGAACTGGCCCAGGGAGGTACCGTCTTTCTGGACGAAATCGCTGAGATAAGCCCTTTTTTGCAGACCAAGCTGTTGAGATTTCTCCAGGAACTGGAGTTTGAACGCCTGGGCGGATTGGAAAAAATAAAGGTAGACGTGAGGATTATTGCCGCCACCAACAAGGACCTGGTCAAGGCCATTGATTCCGGGGAGTTCAGGGAAGATCTCTACTACAGGTTAAATGTGATTAACCTGCACATTCCGCCTCTCAGGGATAGAAAGCAGGATATTCCCTTGCTGGCTCAGCTTTTTTTAAACCAGTACAACCGGGAATACGGCAGAAACATCAATTTGATTTCGATAAAGAGCCTGGAATACCTCATGGCCTACTCCTGGCCCGGTAATGTGAGGGAGCTTAAAAATACCATGGAACGGGCGGCAGCCATAGCTGACCCGAAAGACGATATACTTCTGCCCAGGCACCTTCCGCCGGAAATCCTGGGAAAAGAAATACCCGGCGAGGAAGAAAAAAACATGCTCAGCCTGGCGGAATTTGAAAAGCAGCATATTTTGAATACTTTAAAACGGGTTAACTGGAACAAAAGCCTCGCCGCCCAGCTGCTAGAAATAAACCGCCAAACCCTTTACAACAAAATGAAGCAATACGGAATTACAAAAAAAATAATGTAG
- a CDS encoding ABC transporter ATP-binding protein: MSENILEVKNLKTYFYTEEAVVPAVDGVSFSIAKGETLGIVGESGSGKSVTALSIMRLLPEPPAKIIGGQVLFKGEDLVSKTNDQMRRVRGNSISMIFQEPMTSLNPVYTIGRQISEAIMLHQKVGKKDAMKKAVEMLKLVKIPLPEKRISDYPHQMSGGMRQRVMIAMALSCVPELLIADEPTTALDVTIQAQILALIKELKERLGTSVILITHDLGVVAEVAEKVMVMYCGRAVEYADVATLYESPRHPYTVGLLNSIPKIKGPKQKLKAIPGVVPQPQDITAGCRFQTRCTYVKDRCLTDEPPLFNVGQSLVRCWNYQQ, encoded by the coding sequence TTGAGTGAAAATATTTTGGAGGTAAAGAATCTAAAAACCTATTTTTACACCGAAGAAGCTGTGGTGCCGGCTGTGGACGGTGTGAGCTTCTCCATTGCCAAAGGTGAAACTCTCGGCATCGTTGGTGAATCGGGTTCCGGAAAGAGCGTAACGGCGCTTTCTATAATGCGCCTTTTGCCGGAACCACCGGCCAAAATAATCGGCGGCCAGGTTCTTTTTAAGGGTGAAGATCTGGTATCAAAAACCAATGATCAGATGCGGAGGGTACGCGGAAATTCCATCTCCATGATTTTTCAAGAACCCATGACTTCTCTCAATCCGGTATATACCATAGGACGCCAGATTTCCGAGGCCATTATGCTCCACCAAAAGGTAGGAAAAAAAGATGCCATGAAAAAGGCCGTGGAAATGCTGAAACTGGTAAAAATCCCTTTGCCCGAAAAAAGGATAAGCGATTATCCCCACCAGATGAGCGGAGGCATGAGGCAGAGAGTAATGATAGCCATGGCCCTCTCCTGCGTTCCTGAACTTCTGATAGCCGATGAGCCCACCACGGCCCTGGACGTCACCATTCAGGCTCAAATTCTGGCCTTGATAAAGGAGTTAAAGGAACGCCTGGGCACCTCGGTCATACTTATAACCCATGATCTGGGAGTGGTGGCGGAAGTGGCGGAAAAGGTAATGGTCATGTACTGCGGCCGGGCGGTGGAGTATGCCGATGTAGCCACATTGTATGAAAGCCCCAGACACCCCTATACGGTGGGTTTGTTGAATTCCATCCCTAAAATCAAAGGCCCGAAGCAGAAACTAAAGGCCATTCCCGGGGTTGTGCCTCAGCCTCAGGATATAACCGCCGGATGCAGATTCCAAACCCGCTGTACCTACGTAAAAGACAGGTGTTTAACCGATGAACCCCCTCTTTTCAACGTGGGCCAGAGCCTGGTGAGATGCTGGAACTATCAACAATGA
- a CDS encoding N-acyl-D-amino-acid deacylase family protein, whose protein sequence is MDLIIANARVVDFDKGKLVEKDIGIKGGKIYSISNVAISGKNVIDAGGRILSPGFIDIHNHTDYNFNVRGPDAFETAKHLLLMGVTTAVGGNCGSGRVDIKTYFDFITKNGAPNHYMGFVGLRALRESAGNEDVYSPSSDKQIEKMRQLAYSALKSGAVGISLGLEYTPGADLEEVIKVCKVLKQFPGKLVSSHVRYDADRALEGIREMLDLGRSTGIPVQISHINSCACFGFAREALEMMDKAAREGTDITADAYPYNAFSTSAGSAVFDEGCVNRWNVDYDSILIAGGQHRGKRCDKKLLEYVRKTEPEVPLIAFVMNEQEVDMVLNHPGIMVGSDGNINRGCGHPRASGTFPRVIHRYTVSKTEEDLIFMLKKMTKYPAQRLGLNQKGEIAEGKDADLVVFDWNSIKDRADFENPTLAPSGIEYVLIDGRIAVEGGKIKAANLGKVL, encoded by the coding sequence ATGGATCTTATAATTGCAAATGCAAGGGTAGTGGATTTTGATAAAGGAAAACTTGTAGAAAAAGATATTGGAATAAAAGGGGGAAAAATATATTCAATTTCGAATGTGGCAATATCCGGGAAAAATGTGATAGATGCCGGGGGCCGTATACTTTCACCGGGTTTTATAGATATTCACAATCACACCGATTACAATTTCAACGTTCGGGGACCGGATGCTTTCGAAACCGCAAAGCATCTCCTGCTGATGGGAGTGACTACTGCCGTGGGGGGTAACTGCGGCAGCGGTAGGGTGGATATAAAAACATATTTCGATTTTATCACTAAAAACGGAGCTCCAAATCATTACATGGGTTTTGTAGGTCTTAGGGCCCTGAGGGAAAGTGCGGGAAATGAGGATGTATACAGCCCCTCTTCCGATAAACAGATAGAAAAAATGAGGCAACTGGCCTATTCCGCTTTGAAAAGTGGGGCTGTGGGCATATCCCTTGGCCTCGAGTACACACCGGGGGCAGATCTCGAGGAAGTAATCAAGGTTTGTAAGGTTCTAAAACAGTTTCCCGGTAAGCTGGTGAGTTCCCACGTGAGATATGACGCCGATAGAGCCCTGGAAGGTATTAGAGAGATGCTGGATTTGGGGCGCAGTACCGGTATTCCTGTACAGATTTCCCATATAAACAGTTGCGCGTGTTTCGGATTTGCCCGAGAGGCTCTGGAAATGATGGATAAAGCCGCCCGAGAGGGAACGGATATAACGGCGGATGCCTATCCTTACAACGCCTTCAGCACTTCTGCAGGGTCTGCGGTGTTTGACGAGGGTTGCGTAAACAGGTGGAATGTGGATTATGACAGCATCCTGATTGCCGGAGGTCAGCACAGGGGAAAAAGATGCGATAAAAAGCTTTTAGAATATGTTAGGAAGACAGAACCCGAAGTGCCGCTGATTGCCTTTGTGATGAACGAACAGGAAGTGGATATGGTTCTGAACCACCCAGGAATTATGGTAGGCAGTGATGGCAACATAAACCGAGGCTGCGGCCATCCCAGAGCTTCCGGGACCTTCCCGAGGGTCATCCATCGATATACCGTCAGCAAAACCGAAGAAGATTTAATCTTTATGCTGAAAAAGATGACAAAATACCCCGCTCAAAGGTTGGGTCTGAACCAAAAGGGCGAGATTGCCGAGGGAAAGGATGCGGACCTGGTCGTCTTTGACTGGAACAGCATAAAAGACCGGGCGGATTTTGAGAATCCCACCCTGGCTCCTTCCGGGATAGAATACGTCCTGATAGACGGCCGGATTGCCGTAGAAGGAGGAAAGATAAAAGCTGCCAATCTTGGTAAAGTTTTATAA
- a CDS encoding asparagine synthase-related protein, with protein sequence MSRIVAVISEQIANPKRLAQKLLDKIKHHGSSKSRIYTSRGAVLGQNYFSSEKSVDFQDDKPAVVANANIFNEDSKGDSPQRIIQKLYQEKGHDVVNHLDGSFAFVVAQDKKVFAARDPIGLKPLYYIKTDDALILASEIKALVGLGEDIKTFPPGYYYSSDMGFVKYARPSHFNYSGSISEQEAAGNVRQRLINSVAMNCRNRKNPGIYLSGGIDSSVIAAAAKEVTEDISTFSVGVSKSTDLPKARVVARHLGSNHHEYVYTLDEMLKVLPQVIYHLESFDMYLVRSSIANYMLSRMAHEAGSDFVLCGEGGDELFGGYHYLKNMEPARVEAELEKLTCNGHANGFQRVDRMTSAFSIDGRMPFMNSNVTQFASRLPVKWKIYNDGSRQIEKWILRKAFERDLPEEIVWREKQKFFQGAGSAEMLSQYAEENISDEEFLRERRIREDFELGSKEELLYYRIFKDFFPQDSILDTIGRTATIG encoded by the coding sequence ATGAGCAGAATTGTGGCTGTTATTTCCGAACAAATTGCCAACCCCAAAAGGCTGGCTCAAAAATTATTAGATAAAATCAAGCATCATGGAAGCAGTAAAAGCAGAATTTACACATCAAGAGGAGCGGTGCTGGGCCAGAACTATTTTTCTTCGGAAAAATCGGTGGATTTTCAAGATGATAAACCGGCCGTGGTAGCAAATGCCAATATATTCAATGAGGATTCAAAAGGCGATTCACCTCAAAGAATTATTCAGAAGCTTTATCAAGAAAAGGGCCACGATGTGGTAAATCACCTGGATGGTTCCTTTGCTTTTGTGGTAGCACAAGACAAAAAGGTATTTGCCGCCCGGGACCCCATAGGCCTAAAGCCCCTTTACTACATAAAGACTGATGATGCACTTATCCTGGCTTCGGAGATAAAAGCGCTGGTGGGTTTGGGCGAGGACATAAAAACCTTCCCGCCGGGTTATTACTACTCCAGCGACATGGGATTTGTAAAGTACGCCAGACCATCTCATTTCAATTACAGCGGTTCAATATCCGAACAAGAAGCCGCCGGCAATGTGCGTCAAAGGCTGATAAATTCCGTTGCCATGAATTGCAGGAATCGTAAAAATCCGGGCATTTATCTGAGCGGCGGAATTGACTCCAGTGTTATTGCGGCAGCGGCCAAAGAGGTGACGGAAGATATCAGCACCTTTTCCGTGGGAGTATCCAAAAGCACCGACCTGCCCAAAGCACGGGTGGTAGCCCGGCATCTGGGTTCCAACCACCATGAATACGTGTACACCCTGGATGAAATGCTAAAAGTCCTTCCCCAGGTCATCTATCACCTGGAATCTTTTGATATGTATCTCGTGAGAAGCTCCATCGCCAATTACATGCTGTCCCGCATGGCTCATGAAGCGGGTTCGGACTTTGTGTTGTGCGGCGAGGGTGGTGACGAGCTCTTCGGTGGTTACCATTATCTTAAAAATATGGAACCCGCCCGGGTGGAAGCCGAGCTGGAAAAGCTCACCTGCAACGGCCACGCCAATGGCTTTCAAAGGGTGGACCGAATGACATCGGCTTTTTCCATTGACGGCAGGATGCCCTTTATGAACAGCAACGTAACCCAGTTCGCATCAAGGCTTCCGGTGAAATGGAAAATATACAACGACGGATCCCGGCAAATAGAAAAATGGATTTTGCGGAAAGCTTTTGAGCGTGATCTTCCTGAAGAAATAGTTTGGAGAGAAAAACAAAAATTTTTTCAGGGTGCCGGGTCTGCCGAAATGCTCAGCCAGTACGCCGAAGAAAATATATCCGACGAAGAATTTCTCCGGGAACGCCGCATTCGGGAAGACTTCGAACTCGGGTCAAAAGAAGAGCTGTTATACTATAGAATATTTAAAGACTTCTTCCCACAGGATTCCATTCTGGATACCATAGGTCGGACTGCCACAATAGGTTAA
- a CDS encoding ABC transporter substrate-binding protein — MKWWCIKKAYLILVLLLILTVSLAGCAKPPQNSESSAQQAQKEDLQKQQPEKEKVLVLGYDRDAEILDTIKTAWYSDALIYIYDRLVSRDYDFKYKPGLAESWETSEDGLTWTFHLRKDVKFHDGKPFKAEDVKWTIDTIKNPDTGSPFRGDLEAIKEVIVKDDYTVDIVLNYPFPNLLFNLSNTAAGIQEKDVYTKYDDDYGTKVVIGTGPYKFKEWIKGDRIVLEKNPDYNWGPEWMSNRGPALIDKIVLRVIPDENARMMELETGGIHILRDVPETYLERLEKVPEITIYKGPATKLGYLAYPTDKKPFTDVRVRRAINYAINRDDIIQYVFRGIGQTAYGYLPPALKDEYLEESKDLAYKYDPEKAKQLLAEAGYPNGLKLTLSADNSSKSTKLAQVLQNQLKQVGIETDIRLYDSSSYTAMLKEGKQELFLREYSWPNADILDWFLLSSQFPYPNHSRWKDKTTDELIKKASRMPTWEERAQGYKDVQKYLIEQAVWCPIYVPEKIFAVRKEVLNFKFHPWMLMFNDGFDLKVE; from the coding sequence ATGAAATGGTGGTGTATAAAGAAAGCTTATTTGATTTTGGTGCTGCTTTTGATACTCACCGTCAGCCTGGCAGGTTGTGCCAAACCCCCACAAAATTCTGAATCTTCTGCCCAGCAGGCCCAGAAAGAGGACCTGCAGAAACAGCAACCTGAAAAGGAAAAAGTTCTAGTATTGGGGTACGATAGAGACGCGGAGATCCTCGATACCATCAAGACTGCATGGTATTCCGATGCGCTGATATACATCTATGACCGTCTAGTAAGCAGAGACTACGATTTCAAATATAAACCGGGTCTTGCGGAAAGTTGGGAAACTTCGGAAGACGGTCTTACCTGGACATTCCATTTGAGAAAAGATGTGAAATTCCATGACGGTAAGCCCTTTAAAGCCGAAGACGTAAAGTGGACCATTGATACCATCAAAAATCCCGATACCGGTTCACCGTTCAGAGGGGATCTTGAGGCTATAAAGGAAGTGATAGTCAAGGATGACTATACCGTGGATATAGTATTAAATTATCCCTTCCCCAATCTTCTGTTTAACCTGTCAAATACTGCTGCAGGCATACAGGAAAAGGATGTATATACAAAATACGATGACGACTACGGCACCAAGGTTGTTATAGGCACCGGACCATACAAATTCAAAGAGTGGATTAAGGGAGATAGAATTGTGTTGGAAAAAAATCCAGATTACAATTGGGGACCTGAATGGATGTCAAACAGAGGTCCGGCTTTGATAGATAAAATTGTGCTCAGGGTAATTCCCGATGAAAACGCGCGCATGATGGAATTGGAGACAGGCGGGATTCACATATTAAGAGATGTGCCTGAAACCTATCTAGAAAGGCTGGAAAAAGTTCCTGAAATTACCATTTACAAAGGTCCCGCCACAAAACTGGGTTATCTGGCTTATCCCACCGATAAAAAGCCCTTTACCGACGTAAGGGTGCGGAGGGCCATCAACTATGCGATAAATAGAGATGACATAATCCAGTATGTCTTCAGGGGTATAGGACAGACGGCCTACGGTTATCTGCCTCCGGCCTTGAAAGATGAATACCTGGAAGAAAGCAAAGATCTGGCCTATAAATACGATCCGGAAAAGGCAAAACAGCTCTTAGCAGAAGCAGGTTATCCCAACGGGCTCAAACTTACGCTATCTGCCGACAACTCCTCCAAAAGCACTAAGCTGGCTCAGGTGTTGCAGAATCAGTTAAAGCAGGTCGGGATTGAAACCGATATAAGGCTTTATGACAGCAGCAGTTATACGGCCATGTTGAAGGAAGGCAAGCAGGAACTCTTTTTAAGGGAGTACAGCTGGCCCAATGCAGATATCCTGGATTGGTTCTTGCTATCCAGCCAGTTCCCCTATCCCAACCACTCCCGCTGGAAGGATAAAACTACCGATGAGTTGATAAAAAAGGCCTCCCGGATGCCCACCTGGGAAGAAAGAGCTCAGGGCTATAAAGACGTCCAGAAATATTTGATAGAACAGGCGGTATGGTGCCCGATTTATGTTCCCGAAAAAATCTTTGCAGTGAGAAAAGAAGTGCTCAACTTCAAATTCCATCCGTGGATGCTCATGTTTAACGACGGGTTCGATCTGAAAGTAGAATAG
- a CDS encoding DUF4387 domain-containing protein, with amino-acid sequence MRYKKLVDLAKTIRSKNAGTDKITFDIIFTDKNIYEMVKRSHKLTRQAVAKLYNIPEERIADFVEFDPANAIKFTIYRSKPSGSPGERDLFGCQQYPPLLDLKIPIAN; translated from the coding sequence ATGCGCTACAAAAAACTGGTTGACCTGGCAAAGACCATCAGAAGCAAAAACGCAGGTACCGACAAAATAACCTTTGATATTATTTTTACGGACAAGAATATCTATGAAATGGTGAAAAGAAGTCACAAACTTACCCGGCAGGCAGTAGCCAAACTCTACAACATTCCCGAAGAGCGGATAGCGGATTTTGTGGAGTTTGACCCCGCCAATGCCATCAAGTTTACCATATACAGGTCAAAACCCAGCGGAAGCCCCGGTGAAAGAGACCTTTTTGGATGCCAGCAGTACCCGCCGCTTCTGGACCTGAAGATTCCCATAGCAAATTAA
- a CDS encoding acyclic terpene utilization AtuA family protein, translating to MGNKQELRILCPNGHLGFAPTREESFWIGAKTRPDYYCCDSGSDDIGPAPLGADISTSPYVWQKHDLELMFVASRDQGVPMIIGSAGDTGTRSRVNMYVDIIKELAKKHRTPRFKLAYFYSDVSKEYLKEKMKQGVIIEGLDGRGNLSEEDLEKTDRIVAVAGVHPFIKALDMGADVIIGGRSSDCAIFAAPALREGFPAGLSYYLGKVLECASFCAEPYGAKESVIGTITHQHVRVTAMSPYQRCTVASVAGHAMYERSNPFYEYVAGGKLDMTGCQYEQYDEKTCKITGPKFIPVDGKIKIKLEGSGKIGERCIGIAGIRDPYTIANIDRVVEWSRSQISEKFSDKNCQINFIIYGKNGVLGDMEPIKKIKSHELCVVVEGIAPSKEMAKEITTLGTRQLFYARLPEVKGTAGTAAFVVDEVLDATPAYMWTLNHVIPVDDPMELFDLHITQVGE from the coding sequence GTGGGTAACAAACAGGAATTGCGAATCCTGTGTCCCAACGGACACCTGGGATTTGCGCCTACCCGGGAGGAAAGTTTTTGGATCGGGGCAAAAACTCGACCGGATTATTATTGCTGCGACTCAGGGAGTGATGATATCGGGCCTGCCCCTCTGGGGGCGGATATTTCCACCAGCCCTTATGTCTGGCAAAAACACGACCTGGAGCTTATGTTTGTGGCCTCCAGAGATCAGGGGGTACCGATGATCATAGGTTCCGCGGGGGATACCGGCACCAGGAGCAGAGTAAACATGTACGTAGACATCATAAAAGAGCTGGCAAAAAAACACAGGACTCCCCGATTTAAGCTGGCCTATTTTTATTCGGACGTCTCTAAAGAGTACCTGAAGGAAAAAATGAAACAGGGGGTGATAATAGAGGGCCTGGATGGCCGGGGCAATCTGAGCGAAGAAGACCTGGAGAAAACCGATAGAATTGTGGCTGTGGCCGGGGTTCATCCGTTTATAAAAGCGCTGGATATGGGAGCCGATGTAATTATAGGGGGAAGGTCCAGTGATTGCGCCATTTTTGCGGCACCGGCTTTAAGAGAGGGATTCCCCGCAGGATTATCCTATTATTTGGGCAAAGTCCTGGAATGTGCATCCTTTTGCGCCGAACCCTATGGCGCCAAAGAAAGTGTCATAGGTACCATTACCCATCAGCATGTCAGGGTTACCGCCATGAGCCCATATCAGCGGTGCACGGTAGCCTCGGTAGCGGGCCATGCCATGTATGAAAGGTCAAACCCCTTTTATGAATATGTGGCTGGCGGGAAGCTGGACATGACCGGGTGCCAGTATGAGCAATACGATGAAAAAACCTGCAAGATTACAGGCCCAAAGTTTATTCCGGTAGACGGCAAGATAAAGATAAAGCTGGAAGGCTCCGGTAAAATCGGCGAAAGGTGTATAGGCATAGCAGGCATTAGAGATCCCTATACCATTGCCAACATCGACAGAGTGGTGGAATGGTCCCGGAGTCAAATCAGCGAAAAATTTTCCGACAAGAATTGCCAGATAAACTTCATTATATACGGCAAAAACGGCGTTTTAGGGGACATGGAACCGATCAAAAAAATAAAATCCCATGAATTGTGCGTGGTAGTAGAGGGCATTGCCCCGTCAAAGGAAATGGCTAAAGAGATAACCACTCTGGGCACGAGACAACTTTTTTACGCCCGTCTTCCCGAAGTAAAGGGAACTGCCGGTACAGCGGCCTTTGTGGTAGATGAGGTTCTGGACGCTACACCGGCATACATGTGGACCTTGAACCACGTCATCCCCGTAGATGACCCCATGGAATTATTTGATCTTCACATCACCCAGGTGGGTGAGTAA